One segment of Parvularcula sp. IMCC14364 DNA contains the following:
- a CDS encoding S49 family peptidase has translation MTKITDIPRKIWDALPFTGAPKPVVTHLELSGVIATSSRTGKSLNLRRVEKALDEAFAPGNLKAVALSVNSPGGSPVQSRLILDRIRLLAKEKEIPVLTFVEDVGASGGYILAIAGDEVYADPSSIVGSIGVIGGGFGFPEAMSKLGIERRIYTAGENKSQLDPFKPEDPADVERHQVLMDALHEIFIDLVKARRGDKLTTEKNIFTGEYWHADAARSYGLIDEIGDVRSVLQEKYGKDIKIKRIETDERSLIQKLLAQHPQAMPSALVSADEIIDTLETRTQWSRFGL, from the coding sequence ATGACAAAAATAACCGATATCCCCCGCAAGATCTGGGATGCGCTACCCTTTACCGGCGCGCCCAAACCCGTCGTTACCCATCTTGAGTTGTCCGGCGTCATTGCCACCTCAAGCCGCACGGGCAAAAGCCTGAACTTACGGCGCGTGGAAAAGGCGCTGGACGAGGCTTTTGCACCGGGCAATCTGAAGGCGGTCGCCCTCAGCGTGAATTCTCCGGGCGGCTCTCCCGTTCAATCCCGGCTGATTCTGGACCGCATCCGCCTTCTGGCAAAGGAAAAGGAAATCCCGGTCCTGACTTTTGTCGAAGATGTTGGTGCCTCTGGTGGCTATATCCTCGCGATTGCCGGGGATGAAGTCTACGCCGACCCGAGCTCGATTGTTGGCTCAATCGGTGTGATCGGCGGCGGCTTTGGCTTTCCCGAAGCAATGAGCAAGCTGGGCATTGAACGGCGTATCTATACTGCCGGTGAAAACAAGAGCCAGCTCGACCCTTTCAAACCGGAAGACCCAGCAGATGTTGAGCGCCATCAGGTGCTGATGGATGCCCTGCACGAGATTTTCATTGATCTGGTCAAGGCGCGACGCGGCGACAAACTGACCACGGAAAAGAATATTTTCACCGGAGAATACTGGCACGCGGATGCTGCCCGCAGCTATGGCCTGATTGATGAAATCGGCGATGTGCGCAGCGTGCTCCAGGAGAAATATGGCAAGGATATCAAGATCAAGCGTATTGAGACAGATGAGCGCAGTCTGATTCAGAAACTGCTTGCCCAACACCCTCAGGCAATGCCGTCCGCACTGGTGAGTGCGGACGAAATCATTGATACGCTGGAAACCCGAACCCAGTGGTCACGGTTCGGGCTGTAG
- the lysM gene encoding peptidoglycan-binding protein LysM, translated as MFFKFPKAAGDALRNVGGNIADAIKDKFSKDDKVKELDVEEINVEEKAEGKVVISGKAKTQADAEKAIIAAGNNAGVEEVESRIEVAEAAPEAKMYEVKSGDTLSKIAREFYGDAMKYPAIFEANKPLLSDPDKIYPGQVLRIPPLD; from the coding sequence ATGTTTTTCAAATTTCCAAAAGCTGCAGGTGACGCCCTGAGAAATGTTGGCGGCAATATTGCTGATGCCATCAAGGACAAGTTCTCTAAAGACGACAAGGTCAAGGAACTTGATGTTGAAGAGATCAATGTCGAGGAGAAGGCTGAAGGTAAGGTTGTCATCAGTGGCAAGGCCAAAACACAGGCGGATGCTGAAAAAGCCATCATTGCGGCAGGCAATAATGCTGGCGTTGAAGAGGTTGAGTCTAGGATCGAAGTGGCGGAAGCGGCACCGGAAGCCAAAATGTATGAAGTCAAATCCGGTGACACCCTGTCAAAGATTGCCAGGGAATTTTATGGCGATGCCATGAAATATCCTGCAATTTTCGAAGCCAATAAACCACTCCTGTCCGACCCGGACAAAATCTATCCGGGCCAGGTGCTGCGCATTCCGCCGCTTGACTGA
- a CDS encoding alpha/beta hydrolase → MSNPANKAPTHEHAALAGRGGTLALRRWENPANSPLLFVHATGMCASVYKQFLTPLAEDYDITAPDMRGHGRTSLPADPSTLRNWHIYAEDLEQYLLSLPQPKDGWRLMGHSMGAATSLLVAARGKVRVTRLVLIEPVIIPDWTRWIAMSPLQPVLRKMFPIAKQAAQRRATWPDRTTALETYGRKGFFRRWAPGVLEDYLEDGLQTQEDEMRLSCAPAWESATFAAQGQNVWSAFDTVQGSATQVHVFIAEHESTVMAQARDRLAARGINTTFLPDSSHLVPMEKPDRLATLVAKQLA, encoded by the coding sequence ATGAGCAATCCGGCAAACAAGGCACCAACCCATGAGCACGCGGCGCTGGCTGGCCGCGGCGGCACCCTGGCTTTACGCCGCTGGGAAAATCCGGCAAATTCCCCGCTGCTGTTCGTGCACGCCACCGGCATGTGTGCCAGTGTCTACAAGCAGTTTCTGACACCCCTGGCAGAAGACTATGATATCACTGCGCCGGACATGCGGGGCCACGGGCGCACCAGCCTCCCGGCAGATCCGTCAACGTTGCGTAACTGGCACATCTATGCCGAAGATCTGGAACAATATCTTCTCTCCTTGCCACAACCAAAAGATGGCTGGCGTCTGATGGGTCACTCAATGGGCGCCGCGACAAGCCTGCTGGTGGCGGCGCGCGGCAAGGTTCGGGTTACCCGCCTTGTGCTGATTGAGCCGGTGATCATTCCGGACTGGACAAGATGGATCGCCATGTCGCCCCTGCAACCTGTGTTGCGCAAGATGTTTCCGATTGCCAAGCAGGCCGCGCAGCGCCGCGCCACCTGGCCGGACAGAACAACTGCACTTGAGACCTATGGGCGCAAGGGATTTTTCAGGCGCTGGGCACCTGGCGTACTGGAAGACTATCTCGAAGATGGCCTGCAGACGCAGGAGGATGAAATGCGCCTGTCCTGCGCCCCCGCCTGGGAGAGCGCCACCTTTGCCGCACAGGGCCAGAATGTCTGGTCTGCCTTCGACACAGTGCAGGGGAGCGCTACACAGGTGCATGTGTTTATCGCCGAGCATGAGTCCACCGTCATGGCACAAGCCCGCGACAGGCTGGCAGCAAGAGGTATCAACACTACCTTCCTGCCGGACAGCAGTCATCTGGTGCCGATGGAGAAACCGGACAGGCTGGCCACGCTTGTCGCAAAGCAGCTTGCCTGA
- a CDS encoding SapC family protein → MSEVPPVADTPQIEGKMFLFRKPELLTKESHGSLGVKRPDRPFAFCEGVRAVPLTISEIALAQKHYPIIFADEKNPMPMAVVGLIDDINLFVDDKGEWEQNCYIPGYIRRYPFALASDQNSDRMAIVVDVEYEGITKKPDAKFFNKDEPSDETKRVMEYCSNYERDRLTTQQFAKTLAEYDLLATQVAQFTPEGSDPQPFAQYIGVEEKRLTDMADEQFIELRKSNILPILYAQLMSMANWRTIMDRRVRRHDLKPDQILKPLTKQ, encoded by the coding sequence ATGAGCGAAGTGCCACCAGTGGCTGACACCCCACAGATTGAAGGCAAAATGTTCCTGTTCCGCAAACCGGAACTGCTGACCAAAGAATCACATGGATCGCTTGGCGTGAAGCGCCCTGACCGGCCTTTCGCTTTCTGTGAAGGCGTGCGTGCTGTGCCCCTGACCATCTCGGAAATTGCGCTGGCGCAAAAGCACTACCCGATCATTTTCGCTGATGAGAAAAACCCGATGCCAATGGCCGTTGTTGGCCTGATCGACGACATCAACCTGTTTGTCGATGACAAGGGTGAGTGGGAACAGAATTGCTACATTCCCGGCTATATTCGTCGCTATCCTTTCGCGCTGGCCAGTGACCAGAATTCTGACCGCATGGCAATCGTCGTGGATGTCGAATATGAGGGCATCACCAAGAAACCTGATGCCAAGTTTTTTAACAAGGATGAGCCATCCGACGAAACCAAGCGCGTCATGGAATACTGCTCCAATTACGAGCGCGACCGTTTGACCACACAACAATTTGCCAAGACGCTGGCAGAATATGATCTGCTGGCCACACAGGTTGCACAGTTCACGCCTGAAGGCAGTGACCCACAGCCCTTCGCACAATATATCGGTGTTGAAGAGAAACGCCTGACAGACATGGCAGATGAGCAGTTCATCGAGCTGCGCAAATCCAACATTCTGCCGATCCTCTATGCGCAACTGATGTCCATGGCCAACTGGCGCACAATCATGGACCGCCGTGTACGCCGCCATGATCTCAAGCCTGATCAAATCCTGAAGCCACTGACCAAACAGTAG
- a CDS encoding protein-disulfide reductase DsbD — MQRISVFFAFVFVAISLAFSPTARAQAVSSEVTTGNAVSQFFSAKAGIAPGETILVGFHQKLRDGWHVYWVNPGESGLPLDLRWTTPAGFSTSDPLYPLPHRLPLETLVNYGHEGEPTFLVELTAPPEAVPGTNADFSIKATWLICADICIPESGDFTLSIPVVAEPAGPDPQGFPVIENAKLDQPVEADFEAGFFDFNGRPVLHLDTDQFDDSSDIHYFPFVVDMVDASGPEDVAATGNGLSIVFDAGFMYDPAETKSLDGVLTVGKGRAIRGYTISAPQRDTPEDAAQRLGSLSPASTDQAADHASDQVGIPANNASSAPEAGLIGILWLAFLGGIILNIMPCVFPVVFLKAAHLAKAAHEERATIRLQGLLYTAGVLVTFLILAGILIALRAGGEQVGWGFHLQSPLVISAFAVVIFLVGLNLAGLFEIGTSLQGVGSNLAGKGGNAGAFFTGLLAVAVAAPCIGPFLGVPVGFALVQPAAVGLAVFAVMGLGLALPYLLISLVPGLARLLPKPGAWMETFKQVLSFAMFATLIWLIWTLTLQAGPDGLVLLLIALLLVAFAAWAFGRSQKPSGGWVSRGLAIMALIGSAFVISGIEPQKQTALSASSAPGEGDVSELPTAIFSPATLNDYRTAGTPVFIDFTAAWCVTCQFNKQRVLTQKPVVEAFHEKGVIYMVADWTLQDPEITQALEEQGRSGVPLYLFYAPGADQPVVLPQMLSIKLMLETFASL; from the coding sequence ATGCAGCGTATTTCGGTTTTCTTCGCTTTTGTGTTCGTCGCCATATCACTGGCCTTCTCGCCGACGGCGCGGGCGCAGGCCGTTTCCAGCGAAGTGACGACCGGCAATGCTGTCAGTCAGTTTTTCAGTGCCAAGGCAGGCATTGCGCCCGGCGAGACCATTCTGGTCGGCTTCCACCAGAAACTGCGCGATGGCTGGCACGTCTATTGGGTAAACCCCGGTGAATCCGGTCTGCCGCTTGATCTGCGCTGGACCACACCGGCGGGCTTCAGCACCAGCGACCCACTCTACCCGTTGCCACATCGTCTGCCGCTCGAAACACTTGTCAATTATGGCCATGAAGGCGAGCCGACATTTCTGGTCGAGCTGACCGCCCCACCGGAGGCGGTTCCCGGCACGAATGCTGATTTCAGCATCAAGGCCACCTGGCTGATCTGCGCCGACATCTGCATCCCGGAGAGTGGTGATTTCACCTTGAGCATTCCGGTTGTTGCCGAGCCGGCTGGACCGGACCCGCAGGGCTTCCCCGTCATCGAGAATGCCAAACTGGACCAGCCGGTCGAGGCCGACTTTGAAGCCGGCTTCTTCGACTTCAACGGGAGACCTGTTTTACATCTGGATACAGATCAGTTCGATGATTCAAGCGACATTCACTATTTCCCTTTTGTCGTCGACATGGTGGACGCTTCGGGACCGGAAGATGTGGCCGCCACCGGCAATGGGCTGAGCATCGTTTTTGACGCGGGCTTCATGTATGATCCGGCAGAAACAAAAAGTCTTGATGGTGTGCTGACAGTCGGCAAGGGGCGCGCCATTCGTGGATATACCATATCAGCGCCCCAGCGTGACACCCCGGAAGACGCCGCGCAAAGACTGGGCTCTTTATCGCCTGCTTCTACGGACCAGGCAGCAGACCACGCTTCAGACCAGGTGGGCATACCTGCAAACAATGCCTCCTCAGCGCCTGAGGCAGGCCTGATCGGCATTCTCTGGCTCGCTTTCCTTGGCGGTATCATTCTCAACATCATGCCATGCGTGTTTCCTGTTGTTTTCCTGAAAGCTGCACATCTGGCCAAGGCGGCGCATGAGGAGCGGGCAACAATCCGCTTACAGGGTCTTCTGTACACGGCTGGTGTACTCGTGACCTTCCTGATACTGGCAGGGATACTGATTGCCCTGCGTGCCGGAGGCGAGCAGGTCGGCTGGGGCTTCCACCTCCAGTCACCGCTGGTGATTTCAGCCTTTGCCGTGGTGATCTTCCTTGTGGGCCTCAACCTTGCCGGCCTTTTCGAGATTGGCACCAGCCTGCAGGGGGTTGGCAGCAATCTTGCCGGAAAAGGCGGCAATGCCGGGGCATTCTTTACCGGCCTTCTCGCGGTGGCTGTCGCGGCGCCATGTATCGGGCCATTCCTCGGCGTACCGGTTGGCTTTGCCCTTGTGCAACCGGCAGCGGTTGGCCTTGCCGTTTTTGCGGTCATGGGCCTCGGCCTGGCCCTGCCCTATCTGCTCATTTCGCTGGTGCCGGGCCTTGCCCGCCTGTTGCCCAAACCCGGTGCCTGGATGGAGACATTCAAGCAGGTACTCTCTTTTGCCATGTTTGCGACCCTGATCTGGCTGATCTGGACATTGACCCTGCAGGCCGGACCGGATGGGCTCGTCCTGTTACTGATTGCCCTGTTGCTGGTCGCCTTCGCCGCCTGGGCCTTTGGCCGCAGCCAGAAACCATCTGGCGGCTGGGTTTCGCGTGGCCTGGCCATTATGGCCCTCATAGGCAGCGCCTTTGTGATCAGCGGCATTGAACCGCAAAAACAGACTGCCCTCAGCGCCAGCTCTGCCCCTGGCGAAGGTGACGTCAGCGAATTGCCGACAGCAATTTTCAGCCCGGCAACGCTGAACGACTACCGTACTGCCGGCACGCCTGTATTTATTGACTTTACCGCTGCATGGTGTGTCACCTGTCAGTTCAACAAACAGCGCGTGCTGACCCAGAAACCTGTGGTCGAGGCCTTTCATGAAAAAGGTGTCATCTACATGGTCGCTGACTGGACGTTACAGGACCCGGAAATAACCCAAGCCCTTGAAGAACAAGGCAGATCCGGCGTGCCGCTATATCTTTTCTATGCCCCCGGCGCAGACCAGCCGGTCGTGCTCCCGCAAATGTTATCAATCAAGTTGATGCTGGAAACATTTGCCAGCCTATAA
- a CDS encoding redoxin family protein: MKTIAIAISLTAIAAFMPASASPKVGEAMPAFNETTIDGVTLSNETLADTVYVLEWTNHDCPFVRKHYHADKSNMQNTQVAAEEAGAVWITVISSAPGKQGHVSASQARELTTSRGAKPTHIILDEDGNMGQAFDAKTTPHMFVADRTGTLRYAGAIDSIRSANLADIDNAENYVLTAVNSVVSGQEVPTKQTTPYGCSVKY; the protein is encoded by the coding sequence ATGAAAACCATTGCCATCGCCATCAGCCTCACTGCCATCGCCGCTTTCATGCCCGCAAGCGCCAGCCCGAAGGTCGGCGAAGCCATGCCTGCTTTTAACGAAACCACGATTGATGGCGTAACCCTGAGCAACGAAACGCTCGCTGACACGGTCTATGTACTGGAGTGGACCAACCACGATTGTCCGTTTGTGCGCAAGCATTACCACGCCGACAAGTCCAACATGCAGAACACACAAGTTGCTGCTGAAGAAGCAGGCGCGGTCTGGATTACCGTGATTTCTTCCGCGCCCGGCAAGCAGGGCCATGTTTCAGCCTCACAAGCACGCGAGCTGACAACATCACGCGGTGCCAAGCCAACCCACATCATTCTCGATGAAGATGGCAATATGGGTCAGGCTTTTGATGCCAAAACGACGCCGCACATGTTTGTCGCAGATCGCACAGGCACCTTGCGTTATGCTGGTGCGATTGACTCGATCCGCTCCGCCAATCTCGCAGATATCGACAACGCCGAGAACTATGTTCTGACAGCGGTCAACAGCGTCGTTTCCGGGCAGGAAGTGCCCACCAAACAGACAACGCCTTATGGCTGCAGCGTTAAATACTGA
- the pgi gene encoding glucose-6-phosphate isomerase, which produces MIHASPDRSPAWAALKALAEDAQKQRIASLFDADAERATKYAGNAAGLFVDYSKNLITDDVLDNLISLARDVGLEQGRDDMVAGEKINSTETRAVLHVALRDTAQGKYHVDGEDIMPLIQGELVRMRDFCDRIHTGSFTGHTGKPLKTVVNIGIGGSDLGPVMVTEALAPYHIEGRKTHFVSNVDGAHLASTLASIDPETTLFVIASKTFTTQETMTNAHSARDWFLDTGAGQADIAKHFIALSTNAAAVSKFGIDTANMFRFWDWVGGRYSLWSVIGMPIALQTGFDNFARLLAGAAQMDRHFEIADLRDNLPVLLALIGIWNRNFLDISAHAVLPYDQSLHRLPAYLQQADMESNGKSVMRDGMATSHATGPVIFGEPGTNGQHAFYQLIHQGTDIISSDFIAPAISHHERGDHHRKLLANFLAQPEALMLGKSLEQVVAELSASGRSDAEIENLAPHRKFPGNRPTTAILMQKLTPETLGALIALYEHKIFCQGHIWGINSFDQWGVELGKVLAGNILTELGDLGETKPACTQHDSSTNALVDRINQMRKDTRPQD; this is translated from the coding sequence ATGATTCATGCCTCTCCAGACCGCAGCCCTGCCTGGGCAGCCCTCAAGGCTCTTGCAGAAGACGCGCAGAAGCAGCGCATTGCCAGTCTGTTTGACGCCGATGCTGAACGCGCCACAAAATATGCTGGCAACGCCGCTGGCCTGTTCGTTGACTATTCGAAAAATCTGATAACGGACGATGTTCTGGATAACCTGATCAGCCTTGCCAGGGATGTGGGGCTTGAACAGGGCCGTGACGACATGGTGGCTGGCGAGAAGATCAACAGCACCGAAACCCGGGCTGTCCTGCATGTCGCGCTGCGCGATACTGCACAGGGCAAGTATCACGTTGATGGCGAAGATATCATGCCATTGATACAGGGCGAACTGGTCCGGATGCGCGACTTCTGTGATCGTATCCATACCGGCTCGTTCACGGGCCATACCGGCAAACCGCTGAAAACGGTCGTCAATATCGGCATTGGAGGCTCCGACCTTGGGCCGGTCATGGTGACGGAAGCGCTCGCCCCCTATCATATTGAAGGCAGAAAAACCCACTTTGTTTCCAATGTGGATGGTGCTCACCTTGCCAGCACACTCGCCAGTATTGATCCGGAAACGACGCTTTTCGTCATTGCGTCAAAGACATTCACCACACAGGAAACGATGACGAACGCCCATTCGGCAAGGGACTGGTTTCTGGACACCGGTGCCGGGCAGGCAGACATCGCGAAGCACTTTATCGCGCTGTCCACCAATGCAGCGGCGGTCAGTAAATTCGGTATTGATACAGCCAACATGTTCCGCTTCTGGGACTGGGTTGGGGGGCGCTATTCCCTCTGGTCAGTCATCGGTATGCCGATTGCCCTGCAAACCGGATTTGACAATTTCGCCCGTCTCCTGGCTGGCGCCGCGCAGATGGACCGACATTTCGAAATAGCTGACCTGCGTGACAACCTGCCAGTACTGCTGGCACTGATTGGTATCTGGAACCGGAATTTTCTCGATATTAGCGCACATGCGGTTCTGCCTTATGACCAGTCACTGCACAGGCTTCCTGCCTACCTTCAACAGGCCGATATGGAATCCAACGGCAAGTCCGTGATGCGCGATGGCATGGCAACATCGCACGCAACAGGCCCGGTTATTTTTGGTGAACCGGGCACGAATGGCCAACATGCTTTCTACCAGCTCATTCATCAGGGAACGGATATCATCTCGTCAGATTTCATCGCCCCGGCTATCAGCCATCATGAGCGGGGCGATCATCACAGAAAACTTCTGGCAAATTTCCTCGCTCAGCCGGAGGCACTGATGCTCGGCAAATCACTGGAGCAGGTCGTTGCCGAATTGTCGGCCAGCGGCAGATCCGATGCTGAGATCGAAAACCTTGCCCCCCACAGGAAATTTCCGGGCAACCGCCCGACAACCGCAATCCTGATGCAGAAACTCACACCGGAAACACTCGGGGCTCTCATCGCCCTGTATGAACACAAGATATTCTGTCAGGGACATATCTGGGGCATCAATTCATTTGACCAATGGGGTGTGGAACTGGGCAAAGTGCTGGCAGGCAACATTCTGACGGAACTTGGCGATCTCGGCGAAACCAAGCCCGCCTGCACCCAGCATGATAGCTCCACCAATGCCCTTGTTGACCGCATCAACCAGATGCGGAAAGATACCCGACCTCAGGATTAA
- a CDS encoding peptidylprolyl isomerase: MRIIALCLACLMLVLPASAQAEDELVHVKMETSEGDIYLALNRTKAPVTVENFLAYAESGYYIRLIFHRVVPGRLIQGGGYNRSLYQRGKRDPITNEADNGLKNLRGTIAMARNDDPDSAQSQFFINTKDNPELDHQGKEYAFDWGYAVFGEVVYGMDVVDTISFVPTEGRGDFAGEVPVEPVYINMVREIDESDIPTE, from the coding sequence ATGCGTATTATCGCCCTGTGCCTTGCCTGCCTGATGCTCGTTCTGCCCGCCAGTGCGCAGGCGGAAGATGAGCTGGTCCATGTCAAAATGGAGACCAGCGAAGGTGATATCTATCTTGCGCTGAACAGGACAAAAGCGCCCGTCACAGTCGAAAACTTTCTCGCCTATGCTGAGAGTGGCTACTATATCCGGCTCATCTTTCATCGCGTCGTCCCTGGCAGATTGATACAAGGGGGTGGCTATAATCGCTCCTTGTACCAACGGGGCAAAAGAGACCCGATCACCAACGAAGCGGATAACGGGCTGAAAAACCTGCGCGGCACCATTGCCATGGCCCGCAATGATGACCCGGACTCCGCGCAATCCCAGTTTTTTATCAACACGAAAGACAACCCGGAACTGGACCATCAGGGCAAGGAATATGCCTTCGACTGGGGCTATGCTGTCTTCGGTGAAGTGGTGTATGGCATGGACGTTGTGGATACTATCAGCTTCGTGCCGACAGAGGGACGCGGTGATTTCGCCGGCGAAGTCCCTGTCGAACCGGTCTATATCAACATGGTCCGGGAAATTGATGAAAGTGACATACCCACAGAATGA
- the ppk2 gene encoding polyphosphate kinase 2, with translation MTKNYSDPIKFQLDGKEHVFDLDEPKLPGWIKDNDMSSGGYPYEEKLDRDDYEDQLETLQEELIKLQYWQQEKGTRIIMLFEGRDAAGKGGTIKAITQNMNPRHARVVALPKPSDRERGEWYFQRYVRHFPTSGEMVLFDRSWYNRAGVEPVMEFCTPEQHQTFLQEAPDFERMIVREGIFLFKFWLNVGREMQLKRFHDRRHDPLKIWKLSPIDIKALSKWDDYTAARDLMLERTHDARTPWTIIRSNDKRRARLNAIRRVLSALDYDGKKEKNIGDIDPAVLGEGPAFLSAGSE, from the coding sequence ATGACCAAAAACTATTCAGACCCCATCAAGTTTCAACTGGATGGCAAGGAACATGTTTTCGATCTTGATGAGCCAAAACTTCCAGGCTGGATCAAGGACAATGACATGTCCTCTGGCGGCTACCCGTATGAAGAAAAACTCGACCGTGATGATTACGAGGATCAACTCGAAACCCTGCAGGAAGAACTGATCAAGCTGCAATACTGGCAGCAGGAAAAGGGTACACGGATCATCATGCTGTTCGAAGGCCGTGATGCGGCTGGCAAGGGCGGCACCATCAAGGCCATTACCCAGAACATGAACCCGCGCCATGCACGTGTCGTCGCCCTGCCAAAACCAAGCGACCGGGAGCGCGGCGAGTGGTATTTCCAGCGCTATGTGCGACATTTCCCGACCAGTGGCGAAATGGTCCTGTTTGACCGCTCCTGGTATAATCGTGCGGGTGTCGAGCCGGTCATGGAATTCTGCACACCGGAACAGCACCAGACCTTTCTGCAGGAAGCACCTGATTTTGAGCGCATGATCGTCAGGGAAGGTATCTTTCTGTTCAAGTTCTGGTTGAATGTGGGGCGGGAAATGCAGCTCAAGCGGTTTCACGACCGGCGGCATGACCCGCTCAAGATCTGGAAACTCTCCCCGATTGATATCAAGGCCCTGAGCAAATGGGATGATTACACCGCGGCGCGTGACCTGATGCTTGAGCGCACGCATGACGCGCGGACCCCTTGGACGATCATTCGCTCCAATGACAAACGGCGCGCGCGCCTGAATGCCATCCGACGTGTCCTTTCAGCACTGGACTATGATGGAAAAAAAGAGAAGAATATCGGTGACATTGACCCGGCTGTGCTGGGAGAAGGTCCGGCCTTCCTGTCAGCAGGCAGCGAGTAA
- a CDS encoding cation diffusion facilitator family transporter encodes MHGSFDHHETGSKWALAATVLSIGVALVLIATKLIAWQLSGSTAILGSLADSALDLIGSGLAFIGVRWAAEPADAEHRFGHHKAEAITGLAQAILITGSALFVLNESIMRLVTPAPLAAGNLAIWVMLLSLVLSTGLVAFQTYALRQSGSIAVEGDRAHYTGDLIANAGALLAIFLSLHFGWLRADAIAGILAAVFLGWSALSISRRVLPQLMDEELSTPERERISQIVMADGDVLGFHHLRTRRAGRRIYIQLHLELRPDIQLRHAHEISERVEAQLHGTFPGADILLHQDPHGEADDHDAPEIPTTA; translated from the coding sequence ATGCACGGCTCTTTTGACCATCATGAAACAGGCAGTAAATGGGCCCTGGCCGCAACAGTTCTGTCCATCGGTGTTGCCCTTGTCCTGATCGCGACCAAGCTGATTGCCTGGCAACTATCCGGCTCCACCGCCATTCTTGGCTCACTTGCAGACTCCGCGCTGGACTTGATCGGCAGTGGCCTTGCGTTCATCGGCGTGCGCTGGGCTGCTGAACCGGCAGATGCGGAACATCGCTTTGGCCATCACAAGGCCGAGGCAATTACCGGCCTTGCACAGGCTATCCTGATCACTGGATCAGCTCTCTTTGTGCTGAATGAAAGTATCATGCGCCTGGTCACCCCGGCACCACTTGCCGCCGGCAACCTGGCCATCTGGGTCATGCTTTTGTCGCTTGTCCTGTCCACCGGGCTTGTGGCTTTCCAGACTTATGCCCTGCGCCAGAGTGGCTCCATTGCCGTGGAAGGTGACCGGGCACATTATACCGGGGACCTGATTGCCAATGCCGGCGCACTTCTGGCGATTTTTCTGTCGCTGCATTTTGGCTGGTTACGGGCAGATGCCATTGCCGGCATTCTGGCTGCCGTTTTTCTCGGCTGGTCCGCCCTCTCGATCAGCCGCCGGGTTCTGCCGCAGTTGATGGATGAAGAGCTTTCAACGCCTGAGCGGGAGCGCATCAGCCAGATTGTCATGGCCGATGGTGACGTGTTGGGTTTTCATCACCTGCGCACACGCCGTGCCGGCAGGCGGATTTACATCCAGCTTCATCTGGAACTCAGACCCGATATCCAGTTGCGCCATGCACACGAGATCAGCGAACGGGTTGAGGCGCAACTGCACGGTACGTTCCCCGGCGCTGACATCCTTCTTCATCAGGACCCTCATGGTGAAGCGGATGACCATGACGCGCCGGAAATTCCCACCACAGCCTGA